The genomic interval TCCTTTTCCAAATACGATTGCGTTCAAATCTTTGTTATATCATATTTATAATAATGAGACTGTTAATAATAAACCCTCTGCTGCActgaaaaatgctaatttcatccactagagggcaaaaaaacatcttcattgtCAATAGTGAATGTGAGACTAAAATCCAGGATTGATTTCAGTCGTTTAAATATATCATGAAGAAGTTAAACATTTgagttacaaaaaaatctgtaagcATCAATACCAAAGTCATTGTGTCTGTAATTAACTAGTATTTAAAGAATGTAAGCTTTTGTAATGAATTCATTTTGTTAGAttgatttgttttgaataaaaaaaaaagatttaaaatttagcataaaaatctGATGTGTTGCTGTTTTCAGCTGCTTCAATGCACCTTTCTGAGTTTAGAGGACGTGTTTGTGAAGCATGCATACTCACACTCAATTATATTACTACAAAAGAAATAACTCCATATACGTCACTGCCATCAATCTCTACGACATGAGTGTTCGGGTCAGGGAGGGGGGAAACGCGCAGCTTCATGAGAGATCTAGCGGCTATTTAAGGTTCAGCTCCGTGTCCAAAGAGAAGCAGAGGACCACAGAAGCAGCTGTTTCAAGAGGCGTTTTTGTCctccaaaataattaaaaaaaataataataattagggAGACTCCATCTAGAGTTGGACCGAGCTGACCCGACCCCACCCCCAGTGCAGGACCAGTTCAGCCAAGTTGTAGCAGAGATGCAGTGGAGAGTGACTCTGGCTGTGGCGGTGATGTGCGTCGGCTGCATCTGTCACCGCGTCGGCGCTGAAGCGAGGAGCAGGGTGATGGTGCCGCGGGACTATGGGGTCAAACTGTGCGGGAGAGAGTTTATCAGAGCTGTCATTTTCACCTGTGGGGGCTCCAGATGGAGGCGATCCACAGACGGAGATTTAGGTAAGTCactttattatgatttttttttttaaacaactacaTTTTACAAATCTATTTTCAGCAACCCTTTTTATTGCTTATCTCTGCAATAATTTGACTTATTTCCAGATCCTCTCGATTGGAGTTCCCTCAATGAGGAGACAGCAGAAGACAACCTGCAGGAGCTGTCAGAGAGCCGCTCCCCTCTCCCCGTACTCCCCTCTTACTCCCTCACAGACCTCCTAAACCTCTTCAGGAGCACAGGCGACCGAGAGCAGCCGCTTCTGAGGAGGCACACGGCTtcagaggaggagagggggaACGAGCAGCGCTCGACGAGTAAGAAGAAGAGGAACTTTTCTTTGGGCGTGGCAGGGATGTGCTGCAACCAGGGCTGCACCAAGAATGATATTGGACGGTTATgttaaagtaaaacaagaaaaaaaagatgtgggGGTACACGGACAAACGTGAAGATGGAGGGTTTGGTTTCAATTTCCGAATCatagttttgtcaaaatatgttttccatGTCCTGTACGCCTCaaataaatttgaaatgttaatatgaaatgtgaatggaattttttttagaactttttatttttttaaacaactgctGCCTCTATGATTGAGtcaaaaaattcaacttttttcagcACAATTCTGGGGAAAACTGTTGTAttagcttaaataaaacacagatcaTTCTGAGtggaatatattttatttggaatgaaaaaaagctCAATATGAACAATAAATTTACACATCCAGCTTTGATTATTTACATGTATCTACAGACGGATGACTGCACATGTGAACAcgaaatgaatatttttagggatgaaaaagaacaaaacaaaaataatccagattAAAATTGCTATTGAACTGGctcctttttaaatgtatttttttaaacaaatgtacataaatgtaagatttttagcttctgacatatataaaaaaaagcaaacagtaACAGCATTCATGTGCAAAAgtatgacaaaaatgtattaagagTAAACAAGACGATACAAGTTGCAATAGAATTTAAATCcaacataaatatacattttttaatggcttggagacaaagaaaatcaagtttttatcaaataaaaaaaacttttctgctGCATTAAGAGATCTTtcaattatataaaaacatagttgCACTTTAGCCTGACAATAATCTCTTTCTTcaatttaaatgttgtaaacaaaaaacaaaaaaaaaattaaagcaactGATAATTATCTTTGTGAAACAATCTACATGACAGCAGAAATTCCACCTTAAAGGAAAGACTGCATCTGTTGATGTCAAGTTTGCTACCAAACGGTTGACGACGCAGAAGGACGGATCACGTGTCGTTGGCGTCTCGTACAGTTTCCACCCGCTGGTTTAAGGTGGTGAACGAGGGCCGCACACTCGGGTCGCTGTTCCAGCACTCCATCATGATCCGATGAATCTGAGGAAGTCGGAACAAGCAAAACGGATGCAGAAGACCAACCAAACCGGACGGGATTTGATGATGAGGGAGCGGCGACTGACCTTCTGCGGACAGCCTTCAGGAGCGGGCAACCGGAACCCCTGTTTCAGCAGGTCGATCAAATGATAGACGATCATCTGGCCCTGCTTCTCGCTTCCCATCTTCTCCATGAACACCTGAAACACACGTTACAATCACGCACGTTATGAGCaaaggttttgattttttatgaaaccattttgttttttgattaaactgtttcacattaaaatgaacaaatgtgaAACCTTTGATACAGTAATAAATTATCACTGTAGAAACAAGTTTGTCTTTAAGAGATACAAGaagatactttaaaaaatgaaaaattgggTTGATAAATGTTCTAAGTTAAGATTAATTTGATGTATCAATTTTTTTGTGGAATGTGTTTGATGACAGACATaatatatattgaaaattaagctaaaaatagcattttttttgtatttctttattcaaatagttgtaaatcaggagcggataaaaacaattttttgtcaTCTGAGTTGGTTCAAAAGtatatggctggatagctccagtattgctcgccattttttgttgcaccgttaatgttagattgggggtgtgaggggcttttagctagcaggagagagtgtaaacaaaggaatgatgggaaataaaagcatgttttctcTCAACTCAGAAGGGAATTTCTGTttaactcctgcagaaactatgacctagaaaatgacacatttgtttGGCTAAAACGatataattgtaattttaaaaaacactgggaaagTATGGAGTggtttttgtgccaccatattccaagcaaaagtcacagttttgagatcagtTTTGAGGTGCAAACAACATccgattggatagaatctagaccaatcagcaggctgtttggGGAGAACATTTTAAACGTAAAATCAAAGATGGGGTGAAggcgagatgaggcactacgcacCTAAAAACGTTTGTGCTCCAAacgcaaaaaagttttttgaaagcaaataaatatttgtatttgcaaattaagatttttttttgtttgcaacttagaaaacttttatctcaaaactgtaacttttgcttgcaatatggtggcacaaaaattaCTATAGCAAAGCTTTGACAATATATCAAAAGACGATCGAAGtggctctttaaatgaaaaattgacATGTTCTGCAGATCATTCCGATCAAGGGTTAAGTAGTTTATCTTAAAGTATCAAAGTTGACAGTTGAGTACCGCTGGGGGGCTGCAGTTCTTGTCACTATAGGTGAAGAGTTCATAGAGGACGACGCCAAAGCTCCAAACATCAGACGCAAAAGAGAACTTGCTCTCCGTCAGCGACTCTGGAGCATACCTGCAGCAAAAGAGAAATCCAAATTTACAAGAAGAAATTCAAAGAATAAAGTTACTATATCTCCAGTGAAACTTTTATAAGATCCTCAATAAAATGATATCGAATGGAAAGTATGGCTCACCAGAAGATGGGGCTTTCTCCAGGCTCTGTGACTTTGTAGTAGTCTTTGTCCTGAGGCAGGACCTTGGTCAGCCCGAAATCCCCGATTTTCACCCTCATTTCGCTCTCCACCAGGATGTTCCTCGTGGCCAGGTCTCTGTGGATGTAGCGCTTGGTGGCGAGGTAGTCCATACCCTGAAAGATGTCGGAGCGTCATTTCACTTTCAGCACATTCGTTGGACGCTGATCAGGGTTACCTTGCAGATCTGCGACGAGAAGAGCAGCAGCTTCTTGGCATCAAAGTGGTCTTTGTGTTTGATGAGATAATCCCTCAAGCTGCCGAAGGGGAGATACTCCATGATCAGCCGCAGGTTCCTCCGCCCTGTGGAcggaaaaaaagtaaaggaaagAGTTTGTGAGTTTGATCTATTCCTTTAGTTTTTCTAGAAATCAATCCGATTTTttgggtattttattttatgtcaaagCGAGCGCATCTACCTGCACTGTAGCACACTCCTTTATACTTGACGATGTTCTCGTGGTGCAGAGACTTGAGGATCTCGATTTCCCGCTCGAAGTCGCGGAGGTGCTCCGCTGTGCTGTGCTGCAGCTTCTTCACGGCCACCACCTCGCCGGTGCTGTCCTGCAGGGGGTCGTACCGGCACAGCTCCACGCTGCCAAAGTTTCCCTGCAGCGCGGAGAGGGAGGAAGAAAATATGGAGATGTAGAATGTATTCAGTTAGGgagaaaacatgtatttttccatctcactctgcaacatttttctgttataaaagcaaaaacttttgtccactttataaaaacacattttagtgttttgatTACAACTTTGATTTGAAGCAAAAACCCTCATTATTTAATGAATAATGAAATCGTTCTCAACAATCATTTTCATACTGATGATGATTGTAGTGGGCACTATAATTACAAATTTCCTCTAATTATTTTAAGGAGGAGAAATAATGAAACTGGTCTCACTTTTCCCAGCTGCTTCAGGAAAATGAGATGTCTTTCCTCAAACTGGGCCGGATCAGAAGCGTCCGTGGCCCACGGGAAGCCGAAGCCTCGAGTTCTGTTTGGCACCATGTCGCTCTCCACCAGCAGCTCGTAGTCTGGATCATCACAAGAATTCTGCTCAGATGGGGATTTCCTGTGAACGCTTATGGTCGTATAAATGAGAGGCAGGAGTTTTACCAGGAGTGAAAAGACTGTTGAGATCTCTGATGATTGCTCTGAAGGACGGTCGGTGTGAAGGCTCGTAGTCCATACAGCTGTTGATCAGGTTAGCCAGCTCCGTCCATTTTGGAGCCGGCAGCTGGTGTCTGTCCTCATAAAACAGGTACTTCTGCAAAGGAAAGCATCCCCAAATCCTTCTCATCTTTTGAACTTTCAGAATCAGTGACTTTTTGCTCCTCTGTACATGAATCATAGCTCAGCTGTTCCTTAACTCTTAACATTCTGTTTGTGTCACCTTTGAGCAGTCCAGAGTGCTCAGTGGTTTGTCTCCCCCACTGCAGATCTCCCAAAGGGTGGTGCCAAAGCTCCACTTATCTGTGGCCAAAGTTGCTTTCTGAGGGTTTTCGATGCACTCCGGGGGCACCCACGGGATACGCTCCACCAGAACTAGACCGGATGAAATGACAGAAACGGCATCTTTTCAAGAAAATCCTAATAAAACGGATAAAGGGATGTAAAAGACACCTTCCTCACCTTCTCTAGGGAGCACAGTGAGGCCGATTCCCGGGTCGCTCAGCTTGATGAAGGGCACGCTGCCCGACTTCCGATCCTCCTCTCTGATCAGGAgaacatttttggcacaaacgtTCCCATGAATTAGGTTTTTATCTTCCTGGAAGGAGAAAAGACACGGCAAAAACTGTAGTTTGAATCAAATCCTCACATTCACAAACTACAAAAAGTGTAAACAACTGTGAGCTAAAAAGAAATCGTCAATCTTACCAGGTAATGCATCGCCCAGGCCAGCTGCTTCGCCACCTCCAGCTTCCAGGTGATGTTAACACaagatttcttcttctttaagtAGGTGTCCAACGATCCAAACTTACCGTATTCCTGCACCATCATGTCTGTGTGGAGATAcagggaattctgggaaatggGTTTGTTAAGCtagaacatttaatttttaaacccttcatgtctgaatttatttttaacaacataaaatatgtatttttggggctttttctgttcaaggtgatgctaaattaaatgGAATCCTGGATTATATGATAAATTGAAAATGAGCAACATCCAGTGTAAAGGTAAAAATCTtccttttgtttaaatttagctCAAATTAACTTCTACAAAGCTTACACACACCTttatttgaaatacttttttatcaaaaaaatatttctgtatgCTTAAGAATCcactttaatgttgttttgaaTGATTGAGCTGACAGGATTTTTTCACGTCCGGTGTGTCAAAGCCtacatttagacatttaggTGCCAACACAACTTTTTCATTTCGTCTTCGTTGTCAAGCAGAACATACAGGAAACACaagtactttcaaaataaaacacttccggtttttctttccttttacaaaataaacttatttcCTGCACTAGaactcaaataataaaataagtcacAACATTTAGGAAATTAGGTGCCAACacaacttttactttattttcctttttctgtcaaGATGGACTTTTTCCAGAACCTGAAACAAAAAACCTCAACCATAAGGTGCATAAGCCTCTGAATTTAGGTGAAAATCATCCATTAGGCTTTAATAATTTGAGATTAGTTAACAGGTCAATAACTAATTTTTTGCACCTTTTTATTTGTCAGTTGTTTTCTATAGATTATAGCCAGTAAAGGCTTTGTGTGTAAAACTATTTAAGACTTCACTAAATCCTCAATAGTGTCTGATCCAAGAGTTTAATCCTATCAAGATGCTTTCTATTGCCtactgaagtttaaaaaatgtcatcataCAATCTAACCGTCTGACTATGGCGTGACTGCGTTTAATTCTTCTGTATTTGATAATCAGCactcaggcttttattttgacacattGTGTTCCCACACTTTGATTTGCCACAGTTCTCGTTGTGTTGAACAGTGTGTTCCACTTACTCTGATCACCACAGACACACACCCCATAGTTGAGCAGCAAGTGTTTATGGGAAAGCTGGCTCATCATGCTGGCGGCCTCAAAGAATGACTGCGAGGAAGAGAAGGGATTTTTTGTTTAGTATTTGTTCCCACTTCCCCACTCAAATATGTCATCGCAGCAACAGGCTGACCTCAGAATAGTTGCGGTGAGCCTTGTCCAGGATCTTGACGACGACATCAATCTGATGCATTTCTCCGTAGTCTCCGAGCTCTTTCCTCACGCCGCAGAAGATCTTGGTGAACGTTCCCTGGCCCAGACTTTCTTTCTGAAACAGAAGTTCAGTTGCTGAAACAGCAAAACTTCCCCCATAAATTAATAAAGGTTAGGGGGGGATTCAGGTGAATTAAAGGCTGGTCTTACTGGTGTAAACCTTACACAGAAACCCTTTAATGTTTGCTTCTATTAAAACAGCATAGTGGAGTGCAAATATGCAAGCTCATCACAAAGTTCTGGAAGATTTTTCCAAAAAGATTCaaattccaaacaggaaatcaaTCAAAGAGTCTAAAGATAATGAGCAACAGATGGTTTTGTAGCTTTCTCCAGTGAAAGTTATTCACTTTATTCCTAACTTTACTCTTCCCCACATCTCCAGTAGTCAGTTTATGTATTGATTAACGATCATATCtacttaaatttaaatctgataatattaaaaaaacactcgTCTTTAACTGCAGTTAAAGGCGAGTGGGATTCCGAGGGGTTGCCTTACAATGATGAGGTCCTCTCTGCGGATTTTGTGGAAGACCATCTGACTGATATGTCTGTGGAGCGAGGGAGAAAGGGAGGCCTCCACCCTTTGGTTGTTTCTGCACACCAGAAGGTTGGATTTGTCTAAAAGAGGCAAAAACGTGTCAGGTTTAGAATAATATTTTACTGACAAAAGAAATCCTCTCATTAGTCAACAAACATTTTACTGTagatccagaataaatcaggaaacttcaaaaaaacaccttatttcAGATATATgcactaaaatgtgtttttatccaacaaaaaaacacacttttttccaTCTTCACATATTCACTTATGTTTGATGCTTTGAGGACTCACCTTTGGAGCTGGGGGAGCAGCACCTGGTCAGCTGGAAGGTGTACCCATCAGTCCGGAGAGCCTCCTTTTGGTAGCAATGCATGAGTTCCTTGAGCGAACCAAAGCTCCTCTTGGCTCCGCTCAGAATGTACTCTCCAAACTTTGTCTTCAGAATCTGACAGTGCTTATAGTCCACCATAGCttcatactaaaaaaaaaagtgtaaatacaTAACCGAGGTCATTTGTGTACAGACTCAGTTTTGTTCTAGAGTCATACTACACTGCTTTCATTTAAAGATGGAGATTTTCTTGGTTATATTTTAAAGTGTACTCTTTTCCTTCTTGTTCTCCATTGTTGACAGAGACCTCTATCACTTCTGGGTCAGAGCACACAATACGCTCCAAGAGTTCAGGCTAGTTTAAGCTCAACTGAACGTATAATTCACTCCTTTTTATGGTCGGATGATGTTGTGGTCTGAAGAATATAAACTAAAGCTTTTCAttctacaaaaataataataaaaaaagcatgtagCCGATGATTATTCAACACAAAACTTACCCCCACCACGAAGGACATGAAGTATTTGTCGTAATCCTTGGGGCTGCAGCGCAGCAGATACAGG from Oryzias melastigma strain HK-1 linkage group LG12, ASM292280v2, whole genome shotgun sequence carries:
- the rln1 gene encoding prorelaxin H1; the protein is MQWRVTLAVAVMCVGCICHRVGAEARSRVMVPRDYGVKLCGREFIRAVIFTCGGSRWRRSTDGDLDPLDWSSLNEETAEDNLQELSESRSPLPVLPSYSLTDLLNLFRSTGDREQPLLRRHTASEEERGNEQRSTSKKKRNFSLGVAGMCCNQGCTKNDIGRLC
- the jak2a gene encoding tyrosine-protein kinase JAK2a; translated protein: MACILLTDMDPPTASPPAPHNGVPSEPDPTTAPDSKPEEEAICLSVQLYHVGKAGSGANGSGDVLTFPAGEHVAEDLCIAAAKACGITPVYFSLFGLMRESDRVWFPSNHIFKLHQSVKEQVLFRIRFYFPGWYNSSNSSCAHRYGPSKEMESPVMDDCVMAYLFSQWRSDFLNGWVHIPVSHEAQEECLGMAVLDMMRLAKENGQSPVDIYNDTSYKSFLPRSMRSRIQEYNLLTRKRIRFRFRRFIQQFSECKATICNLKLKYLMNLEMLLPSLYSERFQVHDLSSREVTIVVMGNKGILWSKGKEEEGADEELQAYCDFPEVIDISIKQGNKEGSAESRIVSLTRQDNQILELEFHSLSEALSFVSLVDGYYRLVTDAHHYLCKEVAPPRLLECIQSYCHGPVSMEFTISKLHQSGNYQGLYLLRCSPKDYDKYFMSFVVGYEAMVDYKHCQILKTKFGEYILSGAKRSFGSLKELMHCYQKEALRTDGYTFQLTRCCSPSSKDKSNLLVCRNNQRVEASLSPSLHRHISQMVFHKIRREDLIIKESLGQGTFTKIFCGVRKELGDYGEMHQIDVVVKILDKAHRNYSESFFEAASMMSQLSHKHLLLNYGVCVCGDQNMMVQEYGKFGSLDTYLKKKKSCVNITWKLEVAKQLAWAMHYLEDKNLIHGNVCAKNVLLIREEDRKSGSVPFIKLSDPGIGLTVLPREVLVERIPWVPPECIENPQKATLATDKWSFGTTLWEICSGGDKPLSTLDCSKKYLFYEDRHQLPAPKWTELANLINSCMDYEPSHRPSFRAIIRDLNSLFTPDYELLVESDMVPNRTRGFGFPWATDASDPAQFEERHLIFLKQLGKGNFGSVELCRYDPLQDSTGEVVAVKKLQHSTAEHLRDFEREIEILKSLHHENIVKYKGVCYSAGRRNLRLIMEYLPFGSLRDYLIKHKDHFDAKKLLLFSSQICKGMDYLATKRYIHRDLATRNILVESEMRVKIGDFGLTKVLPQDKDYYKVTEPGESPIFWYAPESLTESKFSFASDVWSFGVVLYELFTYSDKNCSPPAVFMEKMGSEKQGQMIVYHLIDLLKQGFRLPAPEGCPQKIHRIMMECWNSDPSVRPSFTTLNQRVETVRDANDT